In Thiospirochaeta perfilievii, a single window of DNA contains:
- a CDS encoding NfeD family protein produces MILLYNIIFVILGFLIIIIEFFVPSAGLIGVIGFGLVVTGIVRSFLTYGIITGTIFLFSSLVIGPILFYLYFKLFPKSSIGKKLILHNNFSKSKGYIPTVEEDSNLLGLTGRALTNLRPIGEAQLDNKKYNVTTQGEYINKNSYIKVISIKGKTVVVALEEIL; encoded by the coding sequence ATGATACTTCTATATAATATTATATTTGTTATACTTGGATTTTTAATAATAATTATTGAGTTTTTTGTACCCTCGGCAGGTTTAATTGGTGTTATCGGTTTTGGTTTAGTTGTTACCGGTATTGTTAGGTCATTTTTAACTTATGGTATTATTACTGGGACAATTTTTCTATTCTCCTCTCTAGTTATTGGGCCTATACTTTTTTATCTTTACTTTAAACTATTCCCTAAATCATCTATTGGTAAAAAACTTATTCTCCATAATAACTTTTCAAAATCTAAAGGTTATATACCAACAGTAGAAGAGGATTCAAATTTACTTGGATTAACTGGTAGGGCATTAACTAATCTTAGGCCAATTGGCGAGGCACAATTAGATAACAAGAAATATAATGTTACAACCCAGGGTGAATATATAAATAAAAATAGTTATATAAAAGTAATTAGTATTAAGGGTAAGACAGTTGTTGTAGCCCTAGAGGAGATCTTATGA
- the floA gene encoding flotillin-like protein FloA (flotillin-like protein involved in membrane lipid rafts) — protein sequence MILFISYIILGILALIIVAFFLKFFNLWFRALLSGAHIKMSRLIGMWIRRVKATTIVDSHIMLTKAGLVLDSDDLETHYLAGGDIIKVSKALIAANKANIPLVFKQAAAIDLAGRNVLDAVKTSVYPKVIDCPNPAHGRTTIDAVAKDGIQLKAKARVTVRANIERLVGGATEETIIARVGEGIVTTIGSAPTYKDVLENPDNISRTVLGKGLDAGTAFEILSIDIADVDVGSNIGAKLQADQAEADKRRFQAVAEQRRAAARAREQEMSALVVENRAKVVLAEAEIPLAIAESFRSGNIGIMDYYRLKNIQSDTSMRDSISKDMKE from the coding sequence ATGATTTTATTTATTTCGTATATTATTTTAGGGATACTAGCCCTAATAATTGTCGCTTTTTTTCTCAAGTTTTTTAACCTTTGGTTTAGAGCTCTACTCTCAGGGGCCCATATAAAAATGAGTCGATTGATTGGTATGTGGATACGTAGAGTTAAAGCAACAACAATAGTAGATAGTCACATTATGCTTACTAAGGCCGGGTTAGTTTTAGACTCTGATGACCTAGAAACCCACTACTTAGCTGGTGGGGATATTATTAAAGTAAGCAAGGCTTTAATAGCGGCAAATAAGGCTAACATTCCCCTGGTTTTTAAACAGGCTGCGGCTATAGATTTAGCAGGAAGAAACGTTTTAGATGCTGTAAAAACTAGTGTATATCCTAAGGTTATCGACTGCCCCAATCCTGCCCATGGCAGAACAACAATAGACGCAGTTGCTAAGGATGGGATCCAACTAAAAGCAAAGGCTAGAGTAACTGTAAGAGCAAATATAGAGCGACTTGTAGGTGGTGCCACAGAAGAGACTATTATTGCAAGGGTTGGAGAAGGTATTGTTACAACAATTGGTTCTGCCCCTACATATAAAGATGTTTTAGAAAACCCAGATAATATCTCTAGAACAGTATTAGGAAAGGGTTTAGATGCGGGAACTGCCTTTGAAATTCTCTCCATTGATATAGCAGATGTGGATGTAGGATCTAATATTGGAGCTAAGTTACAGGCGGATCAGGCAGAAGCGGATAAGAGAAGGTTCCAAGCTGTTGCAGAGCAGAGAAGGGCTGCAGCTAGAGCTAGGGAGCAGGAGATGAGTGCCTTAGTAGTAGAGAATCGTGCAAAGGTTGTTTTAGCAGAGGCTGAAATACCTTTAGCAATAGCTGAATCATTTAGATCAGGAAATATAGGAATTATGGATTATTATAGACTTAAAAATATTCAGTCCGATACATCTATGAGGGATAGTATAAGCAAGGATATGAAGGAGTAG
- a CDS encoding GGDEF domain-containing response regulator translates to MNNLNILVVDDKEENLFTMKQLLESEDLNVSVILAQSGLEALEKTLTIDFSLILLDVQMPEMNGYETAELLRGSKRTKFIPIIFVTANSREENNIFKGYESGAVDYLFKPINPIVLLSKIRVFIDLGLQKIELEDKTKILDQKIKELESLKSELEHKNIALEQLTMEDGLTSLGNRRCLDLTLDSEWQRGLRSKQPLSLVMIDIDHFKLYNDTYGHQEGDICLKRVASALKSTLKRQCDIVARYGGEEFIAVLPDTDLEGAVLVAERMRQAVDSLGISHSSSLTLDHVTVSLGVSTVIPVATSMSGFLIKAVDKALYKAKESGRNQVSIEKDVTVLS, encoded by the coding sequence ATGAATAATCTAAATATTCTAGTTGTTGATGACAAAGAAGAGAATTTATTTACAATGAAACAACTATTGGAATCAGAAGATTTGAATGTAAGTGTTATTTTGGCTCAATCTGGTTTAGAAGCATTAGAGAAAACACTAACCATCGACTTTTCATTAATACTTTTAGATGTGCAGATGCCCGAGATGAATGGTTATGAGACCGCAGAACTATTAAGAGGAAGTAAAAGGACTAAGTTCATTCCTATCATCTTTGTTACAGCTAATAGTAGGGAAGAGAATAATATTTTTAAGGGGTATGAGAGTGGTGCGGTAGATTACCTCTTTAAACCAATAAACCCAATTGTATTGCTAAGTAAAATTCGTGTTTTTATAGATCTAGGTCTACAAAAAATTGAGTTAGAAGATAAAACTAAAATTTTAGATCAAAAAATTAAAGAGTTAGAATCCCTTAAGAGTGAGTTAGAGCATAAGAATATAGCCCTTGAACAATTAACTATGGAGGATGGGCTTACATCCCTTGGGAATAGAAGATGTTTAGACCTAACTTTAGATTCAGAGTGGCAAAGAGGATTAAGATCTAAACAACCACTATCCCTTGTAATGATAGATATAGACCATTTTAAATTATATAACGATACATATGGACACCAAGAGGGTGATATCTGCCTTAAAAGAGTGGCAAGTGCACTAAAATCTACACTTAAAAGGCAGTGTGATATTGTTGCCCGGTATGGAGGTGAAGAGTTTATCGCTGTACTACCGGATACAGACCTGGAGGGTGCTGTTTTAGTTGCAGAGAGAATGAGGCAGGCTGTAGATAGTTTGGGGATTTCCCATAGTTCTTCCCTCACCCTAGACCATGTAACTGTTAGTCTAGGTGTTTCCACTGTTATTCCTGTTGCCACCTCTATGTCAGGTTTTCTAATTAAAGCTGTAGATAAGGCACTATATAAAGCGAAAGAGAGTGGTCGAAACCAGGTCTCAATAGAGAAGGATGTAACTGTTCTAAGTTAA
- a CDS encoding metal ABC transporter permease, translating into MTELIYALLNPSLPFLRNALIIGVLSSISFGVIGTFVVIRKISYIAGAISHSVLAGIGFALYAQEVYSWHWLHPTLGAFIAAIISAIIIGLVKIYANEREDSVIGAIWAVGMAVGLLFISKTTGYTDPMSYLFGNILIVSYTDLYLVSILDIIVIIVGILFFNKLQASSFDEEYTAIRGGSPNFYYFLILILTAITVVLMTTIVGIVMVIALLTIPSAISGLFHKRLAPIILTTIILTTIFSVTGIGVSYLTDTPSGPVIIVIAGTTYLLSLLFKMIKKKILT; encoded by the coding sequence ATGACTGAATTAATATATGCACTTTTAAACCCATCCCTACCATTTTTGCGAAATGCATTAATAATAGGGGTACTATCAAGCATCTCCTTTGGTGTAATTGGAACATTTGTTGTTATACGTAAAATAAGTTATATAGCAGGTGCAATTAGTCACTCGGTTCTAGCAGGAATAGGATTCGCCTTATATGCCCAGGAGGTATACTCATGGCATTGGTTACACCCAACCCTTGGTGCCTTTATTGCAGCAATAATCTCAGCTATAATTATTGGCCTAGTAAAGATATATGCAAATGAGAGAGAAGACTCGGTTATTGGTGCAATTTGGGCTGTAGGAATGGCTGTGGGTCTGCTTTTTATCTCTAAAACAACAGGTTATACAGATCCTATGAGTTATCTATTTGGAAATATTCTAATTGTATCCTATACGGACCTATACCTTGTATCCATATTGGATATTATTGTAATTATTGTTGGAATTCTATTTTTTAATAAGTTACAGGCATCTAGTTTTGATGAAGAGTATACTGCTATTAGAGGGGGAAGTCCCAACTTTTACTACTTCTTAATACTAATACTAACAGCAATTACAGTGGTTTTAATGACTACAATTGTTGGAATTGTTATGGTTATTGCACTACTAACAATTCCATCAGCAATTAGTGGACTATTTCATAAAAGGTTAGCTCCAATTATTTTAACAACAATTATATTAACTACAATATTTTCTGTAACTGGTATTGGTGTTAGCTACCTAACTGATACACCATCTGGACCAGTCATTATTGTTATAGCAGGGACAACCTATTTACTCTCTCTACTGTTTAAAATGATAAAAAAGAAGATATTAACTTAG
- a CDS encoding NfeD family protein: MKRILSFIFLLLSSYLYPQEEVYIIPIQGDIEPSLAVFIRQSLEKVKDDQSTIIFEIDTFGGRVDSALKITTLIGSIKGNRTIAYIPSNPESLGVSWSAGALITFSCSQIYMSEGTSIGAASPIYLTSEGSEDAGEKTISALRVQMASIAEKNGYPAEVALAMVDKDIELYEVDIDGIPSLKLKEDLSEDELKEGKEFLKKDKLLTLTAKQMELYNISKGTVKDLDDLLNRLGKNKKNVTKIIKTIPDLVIDLITSSSVLALLLVLGLITLYMEITSPGFGLLGAIGLISFSIIFAGGQLLGTLSSIELLLFIIGITLLIIEVFIIPGFGLTGVSGLLLIAVSILLSRQEFIIPKWEWQWEEFNSNSFTIFISFIISIIIISLLMVLFPKLSLFRKLILSPQIDKGEPTPLLNITNREGITVTQLRPIGKIKIDDTILEAKSDGSLIEKGRAIRVISHTGNRVVVEEISNDTSI; encoded by the coding sequence ATGAAAAGAATTTTATCTTTTATATTTCTATTATTATCATCCTATCTATATCCCCAAGAAGAAGTTTATATAATACCAATTCAAGGGGATATTGAGCCATCATTAGCTGTTTTTATACGACAGAGTCTAGAGAAAGTTAAAGATGATCAGTCCACCATAATATTCGAAATAGATACTTTTGGAGGCAGAGTCGATTCAGCCCTTAAAATAACAACACTAATAGGTTCAATTAAAGGAAACAGAACAATAGCCTACATCCCCTCAAATCCAGAGAGTCTTGGTGTTAGTTGGTCTGCAGGAGCTTTAATAACCTTCTCTTGTAGTCAAATTTATATGTCAGAAGGGACAAGTATAGGTGCTGCATCTCCTATCTATTTAACTTCAGAGGGTAGTGAAGATGCAGGAGAGAAAACTATAAGTGCCCTAAGGGTTCAGATGGCCTCAATTGCAGAAAAAAATGGTTACCCAGCAGAAGTTGCCCTTGCAATGGTGGATAAGGATATAGAGCTATACGAAGTAGATATAGACGGGATCCCAAGCTTAAAACTTAAAGAGGATCTTTCAGAAGATGAACTTAAAGAAGGTAAAGAGTTTCTTAAAAAAGATAAACTTTTAACTTTAACAGCTAAACAGATGGAGTTATATAATATATCAAAGGGAACAGTTAAAGACTTAGATGATCTTCTTAATAGATTAGGAAAAAATAAAAAAAACGTTACTAAAATAATAAAAACTATTCCTGACTTGGTAATTGATCTGATTACAAGTTCCTCTGTGTTGGCTCTTTTATTAGTTTTAGGCTTAATTACTCTATATATGGAAATTACAAGTCCAGGGTTTGGTTTATTAGGAGCCATTGGGCTAATATCATTCTCCATAATTTTTGCAGGGGGGCAACTTCTTGGAACACTAAGTTCTATTGAGTTACTCCTATTTATAATTGGCATAACACTTTTAATAATTGAAGTTTTTATTATTCCTGGATTTGGCCTTACAGGGGTCTCTGGATTATTATTAATTGCTGTATCAATACTGTTAAGTAGACAGGAGTTTATAATTCCTAAATGGGAATGGCAGTGGGAAGAGTTTAACAGTAATTCATTTACAATATTTATAAGCTTTATAATATCGATTATTATAATATCACTACTTATGGTTCTGTTTCCAAAACTCTCTCTCTTTAGGAAATTAATACTCTCTCCCCAAATTGATAAGGGAGAACCTACACCTTTATTAAACATTACGAACAGAGAGGGTATTACAGTAACTCAATTAAGACCAATAGGTAAAATTAAGATAGATGATACTATTCTAGAAGCCAAAAGTGATGGTTCTTTAATAGAGAAAGGCAGAGCTATAAGAGTTATATCCCATACTGGAAACAGAGTCGTCGTAGAGGAGATATCTAATGATACTTCTATATAA
- a CDS encoding dipicolinate synthase subunit DpsA — MSILVLAGDLTNYYLYKRLLENNFDVKLEGFNHLLNNKNNNKPIVLKGFKTIIAPIPFTIDGFQLYSPYSGENIHIDQLLLKADKDARIIGGPFNIDDKRFYDITKNRDFTNKTVIPTCEEIIKIVIDRSDFTLFDSNVLINGEGRVKNRLTILIESLGGKIVKEKEITSSNIIINTSKDANPINSSLEKLNRDVLIVDVSPGDYTIDKKRSKALGLNIIKARGLPGKSAPKAVSGYIYKTLLKEHLI; from the coding sequence ATGAGTATTTTAGTATTGGCAGGTGATTTAACTAATTATTACCTATATAAAAGATTGTTAGAAAATAATTTCGATGTGAAACTAGAGGGTTTTAACCATCTTCTTAATAACAAAAATAACAATAAACCTATTGTTTTGAAAGGTTTTAAAACTATTATTGCTCCTATTCCATTTACAATAGATGGGTTTCAACTCTACTCCCCCTACTCTGGGGAGAACATCCATATAGACCAACTACTATTAAAAGCTGATAAGGATGCAAGAATAATTGGAGGCCCTTTTAATATAGATGATAAGAGATTCTACGATATTACCAAGAATAGGGATTTTACAAATAAGACAGTTATCCCTACATGTGAAGAGATTATAAAAATAGTAATAGATAGGAGTGATTTTACACTTTTTGATTCTAACGTCCTGATAAATGGAGAAGGAAGAGTAAAAAATAGACTAACTATACTTATTGAATCCCTTGGTGGAAAAATAGTTAAAGAGAAGGAAATAACTTCTTCAAATATTATAATAAATACAAGTAAGGATGCGAACCCAATAAATAGTAGCCTAGAGAAACTAAATAGAGATGTATTAATAGTTGATGTATCACCAGGTGATTATACTATTGATAAAAAAAGATCTAAAGCCCTTGGCTTAAACATAATAAAAGCCAGGGGGCTACCTGGTAAAAGTGCCCCCAAAGCCGTATCAGGTTATATTTATAAGACCCTCTTAAAAGAGCATCTTATATAA
- a CDS encoding CheR family methyltransferase has product MESDRELVENEDIEVELVLDALLKKSDYDYRNYSRSHIKRRLSHRLTVSGYNRYSDMIPDIIYNPQFLNKLLSDLSINVTEMFRDPSFFLELKDKIFPYIKTYPFVKIWHAGCSSGQEVYSMAILLSEDNLYEKSQIYATDFNREILDVAKRAIYPIDTIKKYTNNYQQGGGQNSFADYYIADYDSAAIIPSLKKNVLFSFHNLVTDGIFGEMHVIVCRNVLIYFDKELQNSVLKLFYESLVPGGFLCLGSKESIRFSEVEKLFEVVSSSEKIFRKRVC; this is encoded by the coding sequence GTGGAAAGTGATCGAGAGTTAGTTGAAAATGAAGATATTGAAGTTGAGTTAGTTTTAGATGCGTTATTGAAAAAAAGCGATTATGATTATAGAAATTACTCAAGGTCTCATATAAAAAGAAGATTGAGCCATAGGTTAACTGTTAGTGGTTATAATCGATACTCGGATATGATCCCTGATATTATCTATAATCCCCAATTCTTAAATAAGTTACTATCCGATCTGTCAATTAATGTTACTGAGATGTTTAGAGATCCCTCCTTTTTCCTTGAGTTAAAGGATAAAATATTTCCATATATTAAGACTTATCCCTTTGTTAAAATTTGGCATGCAGGGTGTAGTTCTGGTCAAGAAGTATACTCTATGGCTATATTGTTAAGTGAGGATAATCTTTATGAAAAGTCACAAATTTATGCTACGGACTTTAATAGAGAAATTCTAGATGTTGCAAAGAGAGCCATCTATCCTATTGATACTATAAAAAAATATACAAATAACTACCAACAAGGTGGAGGACAAAACTCATTCGCCGATTATTATATAGCCGATTATGACTCTGCAGCAATAATACCCTCTCTTAAAAAAAATGTACTTTTTTCATTTCATAATCTTGTTACTGATGGAATATTTGGCGAGATGCATGTTATTGTTTGTAGAAACGTTCTTATTTATTTTGACAAAGAGCTACAAAACAGTGTTTTAAAACTTTTCTATGAGAGTCTTGTCCCTGGTGGATTTTTATGTCTTGGCTCAAAAGAGTCTATAAGGTTCTCAGAAGTAGAGAAACTATTTGAGGTTGTCTCTTCATCAGAGAAGATTTTTAGAAAAAGAGTTTGTTAA
- a CDS encoding alpha/beta fold hydrolase, giving the protein MKTSILWNGFELKKGVLETEVGNIPYLYYSPHRTDQIVNIAIHGEGQEKEDWLCFNSVLKFGNLLKESIKRNSAFIAFDLYGHGEWKLDSNFNILHLSSREIETLVEDTIISVQSALPIILENENLTKNKLSVTGYSLGCSIAMGLKLDKLEKRVLLAPNRSYYSFDDTLENTLVEESTEKSNITESWIHKACDFIYS; this is encoded by the coding sequence ATGAAAACAAGTATTTTATGGAACGGTTTTGAACTAAAAAAAGGTGTATTAGAAACAGAGGTTGGAAATATCCCATACCTATACTACTCCCCCCATAGAACTGATCAAATAGTAAATATCGCAATTCATGGGGAGGGGCAAGAGAAAGAGGACTGGCTCTGCTTTAACTCTGTCTTAAAATTTGGTAATCTGCTAAAGGAGTCAATAAAAAGGAATTCGGCTTTTATTGCATTTGATCTATATGGACATGGTGAGTGGAAATTAGACAGTAACTTTAACATTCTTCACCTAAGTAGTAGGGAGATAGAGACACTAGTTGAAGATACAATTATTAGTGTACAAAGTGCTCTACCTATAATTTTAGAAAATGAGAATCTAACAAAGAATAAACTTTCAGTTACAGGATACTCCCTAGGATGCAGTATAGCTATGGGTCTGAAATTAGATAAATTAGAAAAAAGGGTATTGTTAGCACCAAATAGGAGTTATTATAGTTTTGATGATACCTTAGAAAACACCTTAGTTGAAGAGTCTACTGAAAAGAGTAATATAACAGAGAGCTGGATACATAAAGCTTGTGACTTTATCTACTCATAA
- a CDS encoding sensor histidine kinase, whose product MRHWEELSALSDLTEDELKQIPSDNVISFHSAISFYKKNGWDVNLLLKNTDLTVNDFEEISKWINPIEGETIVKNFFANAPCFLSHKMTFFWGFDRDKKIKFRNIFRYTPFKDIMANAERTSRKVENSYNFEIVQTGSFSYGMKIIPKKFKYSRLVGYEFYIAKGYLKKIHSIKKVKMIDDKNICFSADLRKIINFFYFDHGFVFEGDFILHNSKIFSKMVKAKVLPSLDGLHPWSDDDLVYIILEDYIYNDEVIFSKGEVYNTPFCYLTWSVKPISALLERIKNIFYIYIKKSIPELELQFDQNNLKAKEMLQISALLKQEKQKKELLMANIVHEIKSPLASIVMLLDSIKGNVVKESDFVKESFSHLSDKSSKLINFVDNVMSYFSLDTNNFNLNFEIIDIAFLMNDVLDNFSHLSLKSGKVYIYSNITPDQYIVRGDYYRLLQLFLNIINNSVKFTSEGIIKIESYIEDKSVVVCVKDTGIGIKKEQLELIFNKFKLVQDNPCSNYNGLGLGLYIAQNIVNSHNGKILVESVYGEGSEFKVVLPLYVYE is encoded by the coding sequence TTGAGACATTGGGAAGAGTTATCAGCTCTTAGTGATTTAACTGAAGACGAACTGAAACAGATACCTTCAGATAATGTAATATCTTTTCACTCGGCAATTAGTTTTTACAAAAAAAATGGCTGGGATGTAAACCTATTACTTAAAAATACAGACTTAACAGTTAATGATTTTGAAGAGATCTCAAAATGGATAAATCCGATAGAGGGAGAGACTATTGTCAAAAACTTTTTTGCCAATGCACCCTGCTTTTTATCCCATAAAATGACTTTTTTTTGGGGCTTTGATAGGGATAAGAAGATAAAGTTTAGAAATATTTTTAGGTATACCCCTTTTAAAGATATAATGGCCAATGCGGAAAGAACTTCTAGGAAGGTTGAAAATTCCTATAATTTTGAAATAGTTCAAACAGGTAGTTTTTCCTACGGTATGAAAATTATACCAAAAAAGTTTAAATATTCTAGATTAGTTGGGTATGAGTTCTATATCGCTAAAGGTTATTTAAAGAAAATTCATAGTATTAAAAAAGTTAAGATGATAGATGATAAAAACATCTGTTTTTCTGCAGACCTAAGGAAAATAATTAATTTTTTCTATTTTGATCACGGTTTTGTTTTTGAAGGTGATTTCATTCTACATAATAGTAAGATTTTTTCTAAAATGGTTAAAGCTAAGGTTCTACCAAGTTTAGATGGGTTACATCCCTGGTCCGATGATGACCTTGTATATATTATCCTGGAAGACTACATCTATAATGATGAAGTAATATTTAGTAAAGGAGAGGTTTATAACACTCCTTTTTGCTACTTAACATGGAGTGTCAAACCTATAAGTGCTCTTTTGGAGAGAATTAAAAATATCTTTTATATCTATATTAAAAAGAGTATTCCAGAGCTAGAGTTACAATTTGATCAGAATAACTTAAAAGCTAAGGAGATGTTACAAATCTCAGCCCTTTTAAAACAGGAAAAACAGAAAAAAGAGTTACTAATGGCGAATATTGTTCATGAAATAAAATCTCCCTTAGCTAGTATTGTTATGTTATTAGACTCAATAAAGGGTAATGTTGTTAAAGAGTCAGACTTTGTAAAAGAGAGTTTCTCCCATCTAAGTGATAAGAGTAGTAAGTTGATTAACTTTGTGGATAATGTTATGAGTTATTTTAGTTTGGATACAAATAATTTTAACCTTAACTTCGAGATTATTGATATTGCATTTTTAATGAATGATGTTTTAGATAATTTTTCTCACCTATCCCTTAAGAGTGGTAAGGTCTACATTTACAGTAACATTACCCCAGATCAATATATTGTTCGAGGGGATTATTATAGGCTGTTACAGCTTTTTTTAAATATAATAAATAATAGTGTTAAATTTACTTCTGAAGGTATAATTAAAATAGAGTCTTATATTGAAGATAAGAGCGTAGTTGTTTGTGTAAAGGATACCGGTATAGGAATTAAAAAAGAACAATTAGAGTTGATTTTTAATAAATTCAAACTGGTTCAAGATAACCCTTGTAGTAATTATAACGGTTTAGGTCTTGGGTTGTATATCGCACAAAATATTGTAAATAGTCATAATGGTAAGATATTAGTAGAATCTGTTTATGGTGAGGGTTCGGAGTTTAAGGTTGTTCTACCCCTCTATGTTTATGAGTAG
- a CDS encoding chemotaxis protein CheB yields MAKYDVIVVGASAGGLSALEKILSGLEKDFSIPIIIVQHLSPDSGDSILSLLKKYSVIELSEPCDKEVILNNHVYLAPADYHIMVEKDKTFSLILGPKENYCRPAIDVLFETAAEVFFDKTLGILLTGANTDGTKGCIAIKKFSGTVIVQDPEEATMAVMPLGAINANAADFVLSLKEIVEKLNFYIKES; encoded by the coding sequence ATGGCAAAATATGACGTTATTGTAGTAGGGGCTTCTGCAGGTGGCCTAAGTGCCTTGGAAAAAATATTAAGTGGTCTAGAAAAGGATTTTTCTATTCCTATTATAATTGTTCAGCATTTAAGTCCAGATAGTGGGGATTCAATTCTTTCACTATTAAAGAAGTACTCTGTTATAGAGCTATCAGAGCCCTGTGATAAAGAGGTTATATTAAATAACCATGTTTATTTGGCTCCTGCAGATTATCACATTATGGTTGAAAAGGATAAGACCTTTAGTTTGATTCTAGGACCTAAGGAGAATTATTGTAGACCAGCAATAGATGTGTTATTTGAAACAGCAGCAGAAGTGTTTTTTGATAAAACATTAGGAATACTATTAACAGGAGCAAATACCGATGGAACAAAGGGTTGTATAGCTATTAAGAAGTTTTCTGGGACGGTTATAGTTCAGGACCCAGAGGAAGCAACTATGGCGGTTATGCCTCTTGGAGCTATTAATGCTAATGCTGCAGATTTTGTACTTTCGCTAAAAGAGATAGTGGAAAAGCTGAATTTTTATATTAAGGAGAGTTAA
- a CDS encoding deoxycytidylate deaminase: MENLTKKRENYISWDEYFMGIAILSSKRSKDPNTQVGACIVKDNKIIGMGYNGLPRGCSDDSFPWDKEGDFLNTKYPFIVHAELNAILNSIKSDLKGSKIYVGLFPCNECAKAIIQSGIKEIFYLSDKYRDSDIFKASKLMLDNANVTYTQLPPMKDIVLQIDPDYI, encoded by the coding sequence ATGGAAAATTTAACAAAAAAAAGAGAAAACTATATTTCTTGGGATGAATATTTTATGGGGATTGCAATACTATCTAGCAAGAGAAGTAAGGACCCTAATACACAAGTTGGTGCATGCATTGTTAAGGATAACAAGATTATCGGTATGGGATATAATGGCCTTCCAAGAGGGTGTTCCGATGATTCGTTTCCGTGGGATAAAGAGGGTGATTTTTTAAATACTAAATATCCATTTATTGTCCATGCAGAGTTAAATGCTATTTTGAACTCCATAAAAAGTGATCTAAAAGGGTCAAAAATATATGTGGGACTCTTCCCTTGTAATGAGTGTGCAAAAGCTATTATCCAGAGTGGTATTAAGGAGATCTTCTACCTATCAGATAAATATAGGGATAGTGATATTTTTAAAGCATCAAAACTGATGTTAGACAACGCTAATGTAACCTACACCCAACTACCTCCTATGAAGGATATTGTTTTACAAATAGACCCAGATTACATTTAA
- a CDS encoding metal ABC transporter ATP-binding protein — MSNSKANNEIRVENVSFKYKNDLVLENAHFHIEKGSFTCFVGPNGGGKSTLAKLILGLLKPTEGYITIFGETPVKARGSVGYVPQYSNFDLDFPINVMDVVLMGVLTAGMLFYKPKHRKAALEALKSVELEGFENRHFSELSGGQRQRVLIARAIISNPKVLILDEPTSNIDTATENRLYELLFKLNKTKTIILISHDLTFVSDNVKKVICVNKEVKIHPTGNLELNSIESLFGRAVKVVKHQTKVEEIHD, encoded by the coding sequence TTGAGTAACAGTAAAGCAAATAATGAAATACGTGTAGAAAACGTAAGTTTTAAATATAAAAACGACCTAGTATTAGAGAATGCCCATTTCCATATAGAAAAGGGCAGTTTTACATGTTTTGTAGGACCAAATGGTGGTGGAAAATCAACCCTGGCTAAACTTATTTTAGGTCTGTTAAAACCAACAGAGGGATATATAACAATATTTGGAGAAACACCAGTAAAGGCCAGGGGAAGCGTTGGTTATGTTCCACAATACTCTAACTTTGACCTAGACTTTCCTATAAACGTTATGGATGTAGTATTAATGGGTGTTTTAACAGCAGGAATGTTATTTTACAAACCCAAACATAGAAAAGCTGCACTAGAAGCACTAAAAAGTGTTGAGCTAGAGGGCTTCGAAAACAGACACTTCTCAGAACTATCTGGGGGACAGAGACAAAGGGTGTTAATAGCTAGGGCTATTATTTCTAATCCTAAAGTACTAATTTTAGATGAGCCAACATCTAATATAGATACAGCTACAGAGAATAGGCTATACGAACTTCTATTTAAGTTAAATAAGACCAAGACAATTATTCTAATCAGCCATGACCTTACATTTGTTTCAGATAACGTTAAAAAGGTAATATGTGTTAACAAAGAAGTTAAAATTCACCCTACAGGTAATTTAGAACTAAACTCCATAGAGAGCCTTTTTGGAAGAGCTGTAAAAGTAGTAAAACACCAAACAAAAGTAGAGGAAATACATGACTGA